ACTAGATTACAAGGATCACCTCTCAGAAAGAGATTTAAGTCCCAGGACAATCTCAACCAGACTAACAGTAGTAAGATTTTTTTATTCAGATTTTGACATAGAACTTCCAAGATCCAGAACTAAAAAAATTGTATATAAAGAGGGAATTGAAGATCTGCCTACAAGAGATGATCTCAAATTAGCATTATCTTATTCTAATATAAATATCAAAGTGTAATTCTATTAATGTTGTCTTCAGGTATGCGATCATCAGATATTCGTGCTCTAAAATACAGTGACTTTTTAACCTCCTTAAAGGATTATATCAAGATACCTAAAAAGAGATTTGTTAGTGTAGATGAAGTTATTGATTTATTAGAAGAAACCAGTGAAATTATAATTCCAACCTGGAGAATTACAGCCATAAAAACAAATACAAAATTTTTCACATTCAGT
This sequence is a window from Methanobacterium sp. SMA-27. Protein-coding genes within it:
- a CDS encoding phage integrase N-terminal SAM-like domain-containing protein, which encodes MDIYIDDLFKIFIQNRDVKSGTIELYSQIIKDYSNFLNKTPSEWITEAESEEDERIRMRNRSIKKYLLDYKDHLSERDLSPRTISTRLTVVRFFYSDFDIELPRSRTKKIVYKEGIEDLPTRDDLKLALSYSNINIKV